One Pseudomonadales bacterium genomic region harbors:
- a CDS encoding YhbY family RNA-binding protein, which produces MALTNQKIKAYRSIGHKLKPVVMISDQGISEGVQQEIERALNDHELIKIKISCGDRVYKKELIGKVCDLSQCELVQTIGNMALIYRAASKPNPKLSNLLRAQ; this is translated from the coding sequence ATGGCGTTAACCAACCAAAAAATCAAAGCCTATCGCAGTATTGGCCATAAACTGAAACCCGTGGTAATGATTTCGGATCAAGGTATCTCAGAAGGCGTCCAGCAGGAAATTGAGCGCGCTTTAAATGATCATGAGCTTATCAAAATAAAAATTAGCTGTGGTGACCGTGTTTACAAAAAAGAACTCATTGGCAAAGTCTGTGATTTGTCTCAGTGCGAGCTGGTGCAAACGATAGGCAATATGGCACTCATTTACCGTGCTGCCTCAAAGCCGAACCCTAAATTATCCAATCTCCTTCGTGCGCAATAA
- a CDS encoding zeta toxin family protein, producing MTLNQEEQAIETRALDYARKNKNRIAKDLTSPSKYVAEETPVSVFMAGSPGAGKTEASIELINLYRNDGPDILRIDLDELRTHFIDYNGKNAYLFQGAASILLSKIHDLALKNRQSFILDGTLTNYRIAKDNIKRSLSRDRFVQILYVYQDPILAWEFVEAREKTEGRRILKETFIEQYFQARNVVNRLKTRFQKNIAVDLLLKNNDGSNRVYKANINKIDNFVPEKYTEIELQRIL from the coding sequence ATGACGTTGAATCAGGAAGAACAAGCTATTGAAACTCGAGCTCTTGATTACGCTAGAAAAAATAAAAATCGAATCGCTAAGGATTTGACGTCGCCCAGTAAGTACGTTGCGGAAGAAACTCCTGTATCTGTATTCATGGCGGGATCGCCGGGAGCCGGTAAAACGGAGGCTTCCATAGAGTTAATAAATCTATACCGTAATGACGGCCCAGATATATTAAGAATAGATTTAGACGAATTAAGAACTCATTTTATAGATTACAACGGTAAAAATGCGTATTTATTTCAGGGTGCGGCATCTATTCTCTTAAGTAAAATTCATGATTTAGCGCTAAAAAACAGACAAAGTTTTATACTTGACGGAACATTAACGAATTATAGGATTGCGAAAGATAACATTAAAAGGTCACTTTCAAGAGATCGATTTGTGCAAATATTATATGTATATCAAGATCCGATACTTGCTTGGGAGTTCGTTGAGGCGCGGGAAAAAACTGAAGGCCGAAGAATATTGAAAGAAACATTTATTGAGCAGTATTTTCAGGCCCGTAATGTAGTGAACCGCCTAAAAACTAGGTTTCAAAAAAATATCGCCGTAGATTTACTGCTAAAAAATAATGATGGTTCCAACAGAGTATATAAAGCGAATATCAACAAAATTGACAATTTCGTACCTGAGAAATATACTGAAATTGAACTTCAACGCATCCTTTGA
- the ftsH gene encoding ATP-dependent zinc metalloprotease FtsH: MAKNLVLWLVIAAVLLTVFNNFNVEPKNQPLNYSEFVRQVQSDQVTLVTIDGYIISGERQDGSRFETVRPALQDPKLIDDLLEHRVTVVGKQPEQQSIWAQLLVAAFPILVILAVFMFFMRQMQGGGSGGKGPMSFGKSKARLLGEDQVNTTFADVAGVEEAKEDVQELVEFLREPGKFQRLGGHIPRGVLLVGPPGTGKTLLAKAIAGEAKVPFFTISGSDFVEMFVGVGASRVRDMFDQAKKHAPCIIFIDEIDAVGRHRGAGLGGGHDEREQTLNQLLVEMDGFEGKEGVIVIAATNRPDVLDPALLRPGRFDRQVVVGLPDIRGREQIIKVHMRKVPLADDVKANVIARGTPGFSGADLANLVNEAALFAARSNNRTVTMREFELAKDKIMMGAERRSMVMSEKEKLNTAYHEAGHTIVGRLVPEHDPVYKVSIIPRGRALGVTMFLPEEDRYSHSKRALMSQVCSLFGGRIAEEMILGADGVTTGAANDIKRATAMVRSMVTKWGLSEKMGPLMYEEDDGEVFLGRSAAGHQSHVSSETKRLIDEEIRVIIDSCYDQAKQLLQENIEKLHSMANALMLYETLDSDQIDDIMEGKTPRPPSDWDEGSSGESGSTTAKKTTDIDTPADDTKFKDSPGKPASEH; encoded by the coding sequence ATGGCAAAAAATTTGGTGTTATGGTTGGTAATAGCCGCTGTCTTACTGACGGTGTTTAATAATTTTAATGTTGAGCCGAAAAACCAACCTCTTAATTACTCAGAATTTGTACGACAAGTTCAATCTGATCAAGTAACCCTCGTGACTATCGACGGTTATATCATTAGCGGCGAACGCCAAGACGGTAGTCGTTTTGAAACTGTGCGTCCTGCCCTACAGGATCCTAAGTTAATTGATGATCTGCTCGAACATCGGGTCACGGTGGTAGGCAAGCAACCCGAACAGCAAAGCATCTGGGCGCAACTATTGGTTGCCGCCTTCCCCATTTTGGTGATTCTCGCCGTATTCATGTTTTTTATGCGTCAAATGCAGGGTGGCGGTAGTGGCGGCAAAGGGCCTATGTCTTTCGGCAAGAGCAAAGCACGCCTACTGGGAGAAGACCAGGTAAACACTACCTTCGCTGACGTCGCTGGTGTTGAGGAAGCAAAAGAAGATGTACAGGAACTTGTTGAATTTTTACGCGAACCCGGCAAATTTCAGCGCCTTGGCGGACATATTCCACGTGGTGTTCTGCTAGTCGGCCCTCCCGGCACAGGTAAAACCCTTTTGGCAAAAGCGATTGCAGGCGAAGCCAAAGTTCCCTTCTTTACCATTTCCGGCTCAGATTTCGTAGAAATGTTTGTCGGTGTGGGCGCTTCCCGTGTGCGAGATATGTTTGATCAAGCAAAAAAACATGCGCCCTGTATTATTTTTATCGATGAAATTGATGCCGTTGGCCGTCATCGCGGCGCAGGCTTGGGCGGTGGACATGACGAAAGAGAGCAAACGCTAAACCAACTGTTAGTCGAAATGGACGGTTTTGAGGGTAAAGAAGGCGTGATCGTCATCGCAGCAACTAACCGTCCCGATGTGCTAGATCCCGCCTTATTGCGTCCGGGCAGATTTGACCGCCAAGTCGTTGTTGGCCTGCCGGATATCCGCGGGCGCGAACAAATCATTAAAGTGCATATGCGTAAAGTACCCTTAGCTGACGACGTGAAAGCCAATGTTATTGCGCGTGGAACTCCCGGGTTTTCTGGGGCAGATTTGGCGAACCTGGTTAACGAAGCAGCGCTCTTTGCCGCCCGCTCGAATAACCGTACGGTAACGATGCGTGAATTCGAATTGGCTAAGGATAAAATTATGATGGGGGCGGAAAGACGCTCCATGGTGATGTCCGAGAAAGAGAAGCTCAACACCGCCTACCATGAAGCAGGGCATACCATCGTCGGACGCTTAGTGCCAGAGCACGACCCCGTCTATAAGGTCAGCATTATCCCACGTGGAAGGGCTCTTGGCGTAACTATGTTTCTGCCGGAAGAAGACCGTTATAGCCATAGCAAAAGGGCGCTGATGAGCCAGGTATGCAGCTTGTTTGGCGGCCGCATCGCTGAGGAAATGATTCTTGGCGCAGACGGGGTAACGACAGGAGCAGCCAATGATATTAAGCGTGCCACCGCCATGGTGCGCAGCATGGTCACTAAGTGGGGCTTGTCAGAAAAAATGGGACCCCTGATGTATGAAGAAGATGACGGCGAGGTTTTTCTGGGGCGCTCGGCTGCAGGTCATCAAAGCCATGTATCATCTGAAACCAAGCGTCTTATTGATGAAGAGATTCGCGTTATTATCGATAGCTGCTACGATCAAGCTAAGCAATTGTTGCAGGAGAATATTGAAAAACTGCACAGCATGGCCAATGCTCTTATGCTCTACGAAACACTGGATTCTGATCAAATTGATGACATTATGGAGGGTAAAACGCCACGTCCACCTTCCGATTGGGATGAAGGTTCCTCAGGCGAATCTGGCAGCACTACCGCAAAAAAGACGACAGATATCGACACTCCAGCCGATGATACGAAGTTTAAAGACTCTCCTGGGAAACCAGCTAGCGAACATTAA
- the folP gene encoding dihydropteroate synthase — MAHTIQPRPSQQLNCGGSTLDLTTPQIMGILNVTPDSFSDGGRYFSGNTLCLDKALARAEQMLSEGAVIIDVGGESTRPGAEAVSLQEELDRVIPVIEAITNNLPTIISVDTSTPEVMLAAANAGAGLINDVRALTRKGALAAAATTGLPVCLMHMLNEPETMQQQPTYRDVVTEIYDYLAARMLDCSKAGIAPDKLLVDPGIGFGKTLEHNLQLLSNLNAFADLNAPLLIGVSRKTMIGQILNKPTGQRLYGSLAAATLAVAQGAKIIRCHDVAETFDSIRVASVITNAKYD; from the coding sequence ATGGCCCACACTATTCAACCAAGGCCGTCACAGCAGTTAAACTGTGGCGGCTCAACGCTCGACCTAACCACTCCCCAGATTATGGGCATTCTGAATGTGACGCCAGACTCCTTTTCCGATGGCGGTCGCTATTTTAGCGGCAATACTCTTTGCCTAGATAAGGCCTTAGCCCGGGCAGAACAAATGCTCAGCGAAGGGGCAGTAATTATCGATGTGGGAGGAGAGTCTACGCGACCAGGCGCCGAAGCCGTTAGCTTGCAGGAAGAGTTAGACCGAGTCATTCCAGTTATCGAAGCAATCACTAATAATTTGCCAACGATTATTTCGGTCGACACCAGCACACCAGAAGTAATGCTAGCGGCGGCAAACGCTGGTGCTGGGCTGATCAATGACGTACGCGCCTTAACTCGGAAAGGCGCACTGGCCGCAGCGGCCACCACAGGGCTGCCGGTCTGTCTGATGCACATGCTTAATGAGCCTGAGACAATGCAGCAGCAGCCTACCTATCGAGATGTTGTCACTGAGATTTATGACTATCTTGCGGCACGCATGCTGGACTGCAGTAAAGCAGGCATAGCACCCGATAAGCTACTTGTCGACCCAGGTATCGGGTTTGGAAAAACGCTGGAACATAATCTACAGTTACTAAGCAATTTAAACGCCTTTGCCGACCTCAATGCGCCACTGCTAATAGGCGTATCACGGAAAACAATGATCGGCCAAATTTTGAACAAACCAACTGGGCAACGCCTATATGGCAGTTTAGCTGCCGCCACTTTAGCGGTAGCCCAAGGAGCGAAAATTATAAGATGTCACGATGTTGCTGAAACATTTGACTCAATTCGAGTAGCCAGCGTGATAACTAACGCAAAATATGACTAG
- the secG gene encoding preprotein translocase subunit SecG → MESIILIVHVLLALAVIGLVLLQQGKGADAGASFGAGASQTVFGSQGSGNFLTRTTAILATLFFITSFALAVYAKQKASAEENLGFPDPVVIEQKQSLPENQPVTDGNLPTLDETAQDMDTDLPKIDE, encoded by the coding sequence ATGGAAAGTATCATATTAATAGTACATGTATTGTTAGCTCTGGCCGTAATTGGTCTAGTGCTATTACAGCAAGGCAAGGGCGCTGATGCTGGTGCGTCATTCGGCGCGGGCGCATCACAAACGGTATTCGGCAGCCAAGGTTCAGGGAATTTTCTCACTCGCACAACAGCCATTCTCGCCACGTTATTCTTTATTACGAGTTTTGCGTTGGCTGTTTACGCAAAACAAAAAGCATCTGCAGAAGAAAACTTAGGCTTCCCAGACCCCGTAGTGATCGAACAAAAACAAAGCCTCCCAGAAAATCAGCCCGTCACAGACGGCAACTTGCCGACGCTGGACGAAACCGCACAAGACATGGACACCGATTTGCCAAAAATTGATGAGTAA
- a CDS encoding HK97 family phage prohead protease, which yields MTNHTSPQLLEIKRANLTETGQFSGLASDWETEPDSQGDIIHKGAFQQALEYHRKQNTRPAFLWSHKAELPLGHWISVRETERGLEVTGQLNLDVAKAREVYSLMKTGSIGLSIGFMLSKDGAAERNGVREILDIARLPEISAVALPANSRARIHEIKQSPRAFEKALIERIGLSRREAKRAVAGGYSRLVCDERAINLEDVIDRIDRLQKTIDSRGI from the coding sequence ATGACAAACCACACTTCCCCACAACTGCTTGAGATCAAGCGCGCCAACTTAACCGAGACCGGACAATTTTCTGGACTCGCATCCGACTGGGAAACCGAGCCAGACAGCCAAGGCGACATTATCCACAAAGGCGCATTTCAGCAAGCTCTGGAGTACCACCGAAAACAAAACACGCGCCCCGCTTTTCTTTGGAGCCACAAAGCTGAGCTGCCCTTAGGCCATTGGATTAGCGTTCGTGAAACTGAGCGAGGCTTGGAGGTAACAGGCCAACTAAATCTAGATGTTGCTAAGGCGCGAGAAGTTTATTCTTTGATGAAAACCGGCAGCATCGGACTCAGCATTGGATTCATGCTAAGCAAGGACGGAGCTGCAGAAAGAAATGGAGTACGGGAAATTCTGGACATTGCGCGATTACCTGAAATTAGCGCAGTTGCTTTACCTGCAAACAGCAGAGCAAGAATTCACGAGATCAAACAATCGCCTAGAGCGTTTGAGAAGGCCCTGATTGAGAGGATCGGGTTATCACGAAGGGAGGCTAAACGCGCTGTTGCTGGCGGCTATTCCCGACTCGTTTGCGATGAGCGAGCAATTAACCTGGAGGACGTGATCGACCGAATCGACCGGCTCCAGAAAACCATCGACTCACGAGGAATTTAA
- the rlmE gene encoding 23S rRNA (uridine(2552)-2'-O)-methyltransferase RlmE yields MARSKSSGRWLNEHFNDPYVKKSQQEGYRSRASYKLLEIQKKDQLIKPGMILLDLGAAPGGWSQVAVELVGKKGCVIASDILPMEPLEGVEFIQGDFSEDEAYQQILALLSGRSLDLVISDMAPNMSGINAVDQARSMYLVELALEMATQVLRPGGCFLAKVFQGAGFDELLAALRSKFDKVQSRKPDASRARSREKYIIAKGFRA; encoded by the coding sequence ATGGCCAGAAGTAAATCCAGTGGCAGATGGTTAAATGAGCATTTTAATGACCCCTATGTTAAAAAATCTCAGCAAGAGGGCTATCGCTCGCGGGCGAGTTATAAGCTGCTGGAAATTCAAAAGAAAGACCAGCTGATTAAGCCTGGCATGATACTTTTAGATCTTGGTGCTGCTCCGGGGGGCTGGTCTCAGGTGGCAGTAGAGCTGGTTGGCAAAAAAGGCTGTGTTATCGCTTCCGATATTTTGCCAATGGAACCGCTTGAGGGTGTTGAGTTTATCCAGGGCGATTTTTCCGAAGATGAGGCCTATCAGCAAATATTAGCCCTACTCAGCGGGCGTAGCCTAGACCTTGTAATTTCGGATATGGCCCCCAATATGAGTGGTATCAATGCGGTAGATCAAGCTCGCTCGATGTACCTCGTGGAGCTAGCACTGGAGATGGCCACCCAGGTATTACGTCCTGGAGGGTGTTTTTTAGCAAAAGTCTTTCAGGGCGCAGGTTTTGATGAATTATTAGCCGCATTGCGGTCAAAGTTTGATAAGGTTCAATCCCGTAAACCGGATGCTTCGCGCGCACGATCACGGGAAAAGTATATAATAGCGAAAGGCTTTCGAGCCTGA
- a CDS encoding excisionase family DNA-binding protein, producing the protein MQAERAAFSINEIAYQVGVGRNKIYDAIADNELQTIKVGRRRLITPAQRDRWIKRLEEKSGGAA; encoded by the coding sequence ATGCAAGCAGAACGCGCCGCGTTTTCAATTAATGAAATTGCGTATCAAGTTGGTGTTGGCCGAAATAAAATTTATGACGCCATCGCCGACAACGAACTACAAACTATCAAAGTTGGCCGTCGCCGACTAATCACCCCCGCCCAACGTGATCGCTGGATAAAGAGACTGGAGGAAAAATCTGGGGGTGCGGCATGA
- the greA gene encoding transcription elongation factor GreA, whose amino-acid sequence MSKVPMTKLGAQKLREELEQLKTVDRPRIIAAIAEARAHGDLKENAEYHAAREQQGFAEGRIKEIEAKLSNSQVIDVTAIDNTGKVIFGVSVEIENIETGQAITYQIVGEDEADLKQKKISITSPIARALIGKLEGDLVQVNIPDGIVEYEIIEVKHI is encoded by the coding sequence ATGAGCAAAGTACCTATGACCAAGCTCGGCGCGCAAAAATTACGCGAAGAATTGGAGCAATTAAAAACAGTTGATCGCCCCCGCATCATCGCTGCGATTGCAGAAGCCCGCGCGCACGGCGACCTTAAGGAGAACGCAGAGTATCATGCGGCAAGAGAACAGCAGGGATTTGCAGAGGGCAGAATTAAGGAAATTGAGGCAAAGTTATCCAATTCGCAAGTGATTGATGTGACAGCAATAGATAATACCGGTAAGGTGATTTTTGGTGTTAGCGTTGAAATTGAAAATATTGAGACAGGACAGGCCATTACCTATCAAATAGTCGGTGAAGATGAGGCCGATCTGAAACAAAAGAAAATTTCGATAACTTCACCTATTGCGAGAGCACTGATCGGCAAGCTCGAAGGTGATCTGGTTCAGGTGAACATACCCGATGGTATTGTTGAATACGAAATCATTGAGGTTAAACACATATAA
- a CDS encoding triose-phosphate isomerase, protein MRRRWVIANWKMNGDKASVERLLGTLKESCENVSSGIVICPPVIFLEQTQRLLNGTSISWGAQNVNANNHGAYTGEVSVPMLQEFGCSHVLVGHSERRHLFAETDQQVAEKFKAVANAGLTPVLCVGESEQERNDGNTEGIVLRQLSAVIELAGIASFRHAMIAYEPVWAIGTGNTATPEQAQEVHYIIRQRIGLLAKELAQLPILYGGSVNHDNALSLFAMPDIDGGLIGGASLDSQTFTAICNAAG, encoded by the coding sequence ATGCGGCGTAGATGGGTCATCGCAAACTGGAAAATGAATGGTGACAAAGCCAGCGTTGAGCGTTTGCTTGGCACCCTGAAAGAAAGTTGTGAGAACGTGTCGAGCGGCATCGTTATCTGTCCTCCAGTGATTTTTTTGGAACAAACGCAGCGGCTTCTCAACGGCACATCGATTAGCTGGGGGGCGCAAAATGTGAATGCCAATAACCATGGCGCTTATACAGGTGAAGTCTCTGTCCCCATGTTGCAGGAGTTTGGTTGTAGCCATGTTCTCGTAGGGCATTCCGAACGACGTCACCTGTTTGCTGAAACTGATCAACAGGTAGCAGAAAAGTTTAAGGCCGTAGCAAATGCCGGATTAACACCTGTTTTGTGTGTCGGAGAAAGCGAGCAAGAAAGGAATGACGGCAACACCGAAGGAATAGTTTTAAGGCAGCTAAGTGCAGTCATTGAATTGGCCGGTATCGCGAGCTTTCGTCACGCAATGATTGCCTACGAACCAGTTTGGGCAATTGGAACAGGCAATACTGCGACGCCAGAGCAAGCACAAGAAGTGCATTATATTATTCGTCAGCGAATCGGCTTATTAGCGAAGGAATTAGCGCAGCTACCTATTTTGTACGGCGGCAGCGTCAACCATGATAACGCATTGAGCTTGTTTGCTATGCCGGATATTGACGGTGGACTGATCGGCGGAGCATCGCTCGACAGCCAAACATTTACTGCGATTTGCAACGCAGCAGGATAA
- a CDS encoding phage major capsid protein has protein sequence MSEQQIAKCLDGIVSIQAHQLGLRPQHKTLADRILSAADTKAVLNGKASAIAKFKISDIERKSAVTTTQALNDPLAFSMRPSIDPGATQPLFLRSLLPTFASDQGQVEYPVRTVFTQGSPAVVPDNTSMGQQAYTFASVFEPMSTLGVTAAVSKQLMSDSGAFQAFMQQSLLVDLAESEQDQLINGSGSTHYVSGLIQGATTWSNESPNITNQLDVIRSAIRQIQAAKFAPNAVILHPTDWFAIETKKGGASDDTYAAGGARYAGEPNLWGVRVYVTTQVAAGTFLIGDMSRAAVLFEESGPEVEISRHHSTNFQENMISLRATQRIALIIANSTALVTGSL, from the coding sequence ATGTCTGAACAACAAATAGCAAAATGCTTAGATGGCATTGTTTCAATTCAAGCGCATCAATTAGGCTTGAGACCACAGCACAAAACACTGGCCGACCGCATCCTATCAGCTGCCGACACCAAAGCAGTGTTAAACGGAAAAGCCAGCGCCATTGCGAAGTTTAAAATATCCGACATCGAGCGCAAGTCTGCGGTTACAACAACACAGGCGCTAAATGATCCGTTGGCATTCTCTATGCGGCCCAGCATTGACCCTGGAGCGACTCAGCCATTATTCCTGCGGTCATTGTTACCGACATTCGCCAGTGATCAGGGGCAAGTTGAATACCCAGTACGCACAGTGTTTACACAAGGCAGCCCGGCGGTAGTTCCTGACAATACCTCGATGGGACAGCAGGCATATACATTTGCTAGCGTATTCGAGCCAATGAGCACCCTAGGCGTTACGGCGGCGGTCAGTAAACAGCTGATGAGCGACTCCGGCGCATTCCAGGCGTTTATGCAGCAAAGCCTATTAGTTGATCTTGCAGAGAGCGAGCAAGACCAATTGATCAACGGCTCCGGATCCACACACTATGTTAGCGGCTTGATCCAGGGCGCGACTACTTGGAGCAACGAAAGCCCTAACATTACTAATCAACTCGATGTTATCCGCTCCGCAATAAGGCAAATTCAAGCCGCAAAGTTTGCACCTAATGCGGTCATTCTGCACCCCACCGACTGGTTCGCAATCGAAACCAAGAAAGGCGGCGCATCTGATGACACCTACGCGGCAGGCGGCGCACGTTACGCAGGCGAACCCAATCTTTGGGGCGTTCGCGTTTATGTCACCACCCAGGTTGCTGCCGGGACTTTTCTAATTGGCGACATGAGCCGGGCGGCAGTGTTGTTTGAGGAAAGCGGCCCAGAGGTTGAGATCAGCAGGCACCACTCGACAAACTTCCAAGAGAACATGATCAGCCTTAGAGCCACCCAGCGAATAGCGTTGATCATTGCTAACAGCACAGCCCTGGTTACAGGTTCGCTGTGA
- the glmM gene encoding phosphoglucosamine mutase, producing MSKKYFGTDGIRGKVGETPITAEFMLRLGWAAGRVFAEKGYSHILIGKDTRISGYMFESALEAGIISAGVNISMLGPMPTPAIAYLTRTFHAQAGIVISASHNPYYDNGIKFFSGEGKKLPDELEYAIEAELERPLYTVESHSLGKASRIADAAGRYIEFCKSTAPSGIDLKGLKLAIDCAHGATYHIAPSVFKELGAKVKPIGVNPDGLNINENCGSTKPESLRQVVLDEGCDLGIAFDGDGDRVLMIDHKGEVLDGDELIYIIARQQHKDNALRGGVVGTLMSNLGMELALNALDIPFERAQVGDRYVLEELVKQGWLLGGESSGHIICLDKATTGDGIVAALQVLGAMTRSGHNLHELKQSMTKMPQTMVNVRLAERCDPTQDQAVQKAVVATEQRLGDQGRVLLRMSGTEPLVRVMVEGEDAALVNQLANELADSVKKAMG from the coding sequence ATGAGTAAAAAGTATTTTGGAACCGATGGTATTCGCGGCAAGGTCGGCGAAACACCAATTACCGCTGAATTTATGCTTAGATTGGGCTGGGCGGCAGGTCGCGTGTTCGCCGAGAAAGGCTACAGTCATATTCTGATTGGTAAGGATACTCGGATATCCGGCTATATGTTTGAGTCGGCGCTAGAAGCCGGCATTATCTCTGCCGGTGTCAATATCAGCATGCTGGGGCCAATGCCAACTCCGGCCATTGCCTATCTGACCCGTACCTTTCACGCTCAGGCAGGCATCGTCATCAGCGCCTCCCATAACCCTTACTATGATAACGGCATTAAATTTTTTTCCGGCGAAGGAAAGAAACTACCTGATGAACTGGAATATGCGATTGAGGCAGAGCTCGAACGTCCTTTATATACAGTAGAATCACATTCATTAGGTAAGGCCTCGCGCATTGCGGATGCAGCTGGTCGTTATATCGAGTTTTGCAAAAGCACTGCTCCCTCTGGTATCGATCTAAAAGGCTTAAAATTGGCGATCGACTGCGCCCACGGCGCTACCTATCATATCGCACCATCGGTTTTTAAAGAGCTGGGCGCAAAAGTGAAACCCATTGGGGTTAATCCTGATGGACTGAATATTAATGAAAATTGTGGTTCGACTAAACCGGAGTCGCTACGCCAAGTGGTTTTGGATGAAGGCTGTGATCTGGGGATCGCTTTCGATGGCGACGGCGATAGAGTGTTGATGATCGACCATAAGGGTGAGGTCTTAGATGGCGATGAGTTAATCTACATTATCGCACGCCAGCAGCATAAGGATAATGCTTTGCGCGGCGGTGTGGTTGGAACGCTTATGAGCAACTTGGGAATGGAACTTGCGCTCAACGCATTGGATATCCCTTTTGAGCGTGCTCAGGTTGGTGACCGCTATGTATTAGAAGAGTTGGTCAAACAAGGCTGGTTGCTAGGAGGAGAATCCTCAGGGCATATTATTTGCCTTGACAAAGCCACTACCGGAGATGGCATTGTTGCTGCATTACAGGTGTTAGGTGCAATGACAAGAAGCGGGCATAATCTGCATGAACTAAAACAAAGCATGACTAAAATGCCGCAAACTATGGTTAATGTACGCTTGGCAGAACGCTGTGACCCTACCCAGGATCAGGCCGTACAAAAGGCGGTTGTGGCGACCGAACAAAGGCTGGGAGATCAAGGCCGTGTGCTGTTGCGCATGTCAGGCACTGAGCCATTAGTACGTGTCATGGTTGAGGGAGAGGATGCAGCACTGGTCAACCAGCTCGCCAACGAATTGGCGGACTCAGTGAAAAAAGCAATGGGTTAG